The Arachis ipaensis cultivar K30076 chromosome B10, Araip1.1, whole genome shotgun sequence DNA window ACACTTCTAACGAATGAAAAGTGTGTTCAGAAGAATATAGTTTAGTCTGTTTTGTACGGTGTTTGTGACAGTAACTCTGAATCGTTATTCCATGTCTTGCGTAATTATCCAGTCATATATAACACGTGGAAGAAGATTGATAATAGATTGGCTTTAGATAATTTTTTCACCAAATCTCTCATTCCCTCGTTGATGGAGAACTTGTCTTCCCAACTTCTCTTTAAAGGGGTTCCATGACCCCTCCTCTTACTAGTACCTTAAACTTTCTGTGGTTTCGAAGGAATACCTTTGTCTTTGATAAGGATAGAATTCTAGATTAAAGAAAGATTCATGAAATAGCTTGTTATATGGCACATGACTATCACAGGACTTATTTTAAATCTATGCGATCTAGGAAAACGGTGGAAACTTTTGCAGAGAAGCTTATAAAGTGGCAGCCACCTCCTCCTCCTTTTATCAAGCTGAATTTGGATGGCTCCGTTAGTGAGAATGGCAAAGCGGCTTGTAGTGGTATTCTTAAAGATAGCAATGGAAGTTTATGGTTTATTATAGCGTAAATTTGGGTGCTTGCACCGTGACAGCGGCAGAACTTTAAAACATACTCTTTAgtcttaatttaattattaatataggACACTCCAATGTTGAGATTGAGGTTGATTCAACGGTAGCAATGCGACTGTATTCTTAAGACTTGGGTAACTTACATTCGGTAGGAGTTCTTGTGTCAGCGATAAGTAGGACTGGAAGTGAGTTGAGCTGAGTCGAGTTAGACCAAACTCAAATTCGACTGCTTGGCTCACGACTTGACTCATTAACAATCAAGCCTATTTCGTAAGCTCAAGCTCGACTCAACAAAAGCTCACGAGCTGACTCGAGCTtacgagctggctcaaataataagaacatgatctataattctatattaataaattataacttataaatattaaaaaaatataaaaaaataaatttaatatattgtctatctatcaattataaattttttatttatatcctacatcaaaattatatatataaaaaatgactataaaattttaaacaattaAGAACATTAATCATATATATAATCGAGCTAGTTCACGAGTTAATGAGCTGAGTTTATCTAAGTTCAAactcgactcatttaatttatgactTTAAATCTAAGCTCAAATTTGACTCACCAACTCACGATTTCAGCTTATCGAACTATTAATGAGTCGAGTTTGAACTGGCTCATAAACTAGCTTAACTCACTTCTAACTCTAACGATAAGGATTAGGTGCCCCAGGCTCAATAGCTAAACTTTTCATCATAAATTCATGGAAGCAAATTCATGTGCTCATAAATTGGTATCATTTGGTCATAATTTAAGTTATAattgtcattttttttttcattgtcatgtattttctttcatttttttgctGATACTATAAGAATGGTTCACTTTAAAATAATttctagttaatttttcttttttttttttttaactttagtTCCgatgttaataaaaaaaaatactacgTAAACACTAcgaattaattataaatcaatcacTTATATAGCCTTGCTACtttttaatataacatttttGCGATTGTAATTTGTATGTCCTTAACCTTTAATGTCATCTATTAGCAAAGttcttatccttaacctttaatgTCATCTATTAGCAAAGTTCTTAAATATGAAATGTTTCAAAGGATAATTTGATGTTCCTCGTTAATATTAAGGATTTACACATTTATTAGGAAGATTATAGCTATctcttaattaattgtttttatgTTCTACTTcagataataaattataaatgttTTAATGCAGAAAATCATTAGtatcaaaacaaaacaaaataaagtgaaaaacattaaaatagttttaattttaaaaaaggttCAAGTATAACGAggtctttttttcatcatcatattTTAGCTCCCTATTATATGAAGTTAAATTTAAACAGTATTAATATAAAAAGATTGACATGTTCATGTGATCCTggctaaatttttttatatgaaaaaaatattggtatttttactaaaaataaaattatttggtGTAATTACAAATTTGTAAGTTTTGGAGATGAAAAGTCAATCTGTAAAAAATGTGTTGGATACGTGACATCAGCTAACACTGTTAAAACATGTAGAGGACATGTTAAATATTTTCACAATATTGTAATGTACttcaaatattaatatttaaacaaAATATCATTATTatctttatattaaaaataattttttatgtgaCCTATAATTGTCTTGTAATGTTTTCTATATGCTGTCTTATCATCTTCTAAAAAACAAAAGAAGCCTAAAAGATGTGGAAAGTTCACAAGAACAAGACACGTTCACAGCAACTGTAGAAACGAAAATCGATTatctcatgaaaaaaaaaagggagtaAAAAATTCACCTTTTTCGATCCATAGCAGGTTACAGTTAGTAGCTTAGAATATTCACAAATCACAGCAATGGGACCCTAAAAATTTGTGGCCACAATAACATTCTCATCCAAAattctcaacatcatcatcatcgtttTTCATCAATTATTATCACTGCTGTTCCCTGTTTGAAcccttgttttatttttattgtttttttttttctattttttgttactCTTTTCACAGTTCTCATCCAATTCACAACCACCATTTATTCCATGGTTTTTCTGCTTTCTCACCATTCCCAGAGAAAGAAACCACCTTTTCGCTCCACTTTCTTCACTTGGGTCACCTCCGATTTGAAAATCTCAACTTGGGTTTTGTTCATCACTCACTTTCACCTTCTGGGTCTCCACGCTTTTCACCTCACCTCATCAAAAAGACAAAAGTAACCCCTTTTATtgttactctctctctctctctcttccttgatcatcatcaccaatggCTTCAATTGGTTCATTGCCATTTCTTGTGGAAGCAAATGCTGACACCACAGTGCTAATGCTTCACACCAAGAACAATAATCACCACAaccgtcatcatcatcatcatcattgtcatCATGGTGCTCTTAAGTTTCCAGCAAAGTTTGGAACTTTAAGTGGTTCTTCAGTTTCTGAGAATTCATGTGGCAGAGGGTTGGGGCGTGGTAGAGTGCAACATAGGTGTGGAAGGCGCATCATAAGAGCAGTGGGTAAGAGCTATGGGAAAAGTGAGGATAAGGATGAGTCAGAGGATGATTCTCTTCAAGCCACCATTGAAAAGAGTAAGAAGGTTCTTGCTATGCAGAGGGAACTTCTTCAACAGGTGAATGATTTGGaatatatttgttttttatttaagaaaaaaaggtTGAACTTTTTCCATGTTAAGCCATACACAAAAAGTTTCAAGTTGAGTCCCTTCAGAGCTGTTTTTAGTTGATTTACTTTATCCCCCCATTTTTTTCTGGCTATTGAGTGTTGAGTGATTCTATGTAATTGGACAATTAGGACcttaaattatgaaaaaaaaaatgacgaGCATCCGTTTCCTTTGTGGCAGAAGTGCTGAGAAAGGTAAGGCAAATGGTGagtaaaaactaaaaagcaaTGGTTAATTTCAGCTTTGGGCTGATTAACTTTGTTATTCAGCTTTGGATATTGATCACTGCATAATAATGACATAATCTAAATGGGACTTTGTTATTTGAATTGAATAAGCTGGTTATTCATTCTCTTCTGAATAACTCGCCAAAATTATGAGGAGATTTTAAAGCAGTTAACACGTTTGGTGAAATAACAATAGCTTCTCTATCATGTGTTGCTAGATGCACATGTATTGAACACAATCTGGTATTGGGTTAAACAGAATCTCATTCTCATAAAATTTTTACACTGTTAAGCGTAGCATacttaaaatattaaaaagtgGTCTGAGGCTGAGATTTATGAGTGAGTTCAAGGGATATGAAGTTCTACAGTTTCCTTATTTATGATAATGGAATTGATAATACAGATTAGATCTATATTTCTCAGCGTTACGTCATTTGTTccctttttttatgttttattataataaaagtCCATACGGTGGTCTTATGATGCTTTGGTGTGTATTTCAGATTACTGAAAGAAAGAAGCTGGTTTCTTCTATAGATAATGACACCATTCCTGAATCAGAGGGGTATGGAAGCAATGATGAATCTGTGTCAAACCGCTCAAAACAACCGGAAACTTCCATTGGTCGAGGCGATGCTGTAGAAAACCAAAATGGTGGTGTTAATTTAAACAATTATGGCTATTCCAGTGAAGAGGAGATAATAGATTCCCCAACTCGTGAAATGGCTTCCTCTAGTTTACAATTCAATGAACAATCAGAGAACAAGAGATATGAGACAATCAAGCCAGATACTCTTCCAGCCTTCCTTATGAACCCTGAAATGTCCACTCCTCTAAATATTGAACAGACCGTTGTGAACGAATCAAGTTCAGAGGTCGTTACTAATGAAGCTGAAAATGCTGAGCATGAAggtgaaaaattaccaccattgGCTGGAGCCAATGTCATGAATGTTATAATAGTAGCAGTAGAATGCGCTCCTTGGTCAAAAACAGGTAATTGTAAATCATTTTTATTATTCAATAGAATGTTTTCCGCTTGTAATTGTATCAGGAGCTCCACTATGATAGTTGAAATTCTATACTTGGCTGATTTTTCTGACAACCAGTTCATCATCACCATGTCCATATTTTGAAAGttttctcttttttgtttgtATATTCATCAtggcaagctttgttctttaatTGAGTTATGGCACTAGCAACTTAGCAGCCAAATGCGGCACGCACATGCAATCTTAAGCATTCATATGCTGCAACTAGTTTCTTGAAGCGAGTCATAAACTCTTCCACTAATGTTCTTTGATGGACCAAATTTTTCGACCTGTGGTTGTCCTTCAGTGCATGCTGCTCTTTCTTATGTAATTTACAGACTCACACCTGAACTTAACAGGTGGACTTGGAGATGTTGCTGGTTCATTACCAAAGGCCTTGGCTCGGCGTGGACATAGAGTTATGGTAATATGTTGTCTTGTTGGTAATTTGTCTGAGTATCATGTGTCTGGAAAGATAATCTAATCTTTGAAATCACTGCATGTTCAATGAAGAATCATGCAAACACAATCTTTTCAACTGGGTAATGAAATGTGTTCATCCTACTTCAATTGGTTCTTGGTCATTTATTCCTTCTTTGCTTATTAGATACATACTGAAAGGGTGATTTTCCGTCTCTTATCTCATTTAATATTTTGCCATTAAAATGCATAATATCAAAATAATAGTCCTACATATAGAAAAAGGTTCTAGTCTTTATTTTCATATTTCCATTTACTCCAGGACAATTTGGAAACAGGTCTTTATTTACCAACTTCCAAAAGAAAAGCAACATGGGACTCTCTAGGCCATAGACATGTGTGATTTTTGTCCATATTTCCCTTATTTTATGCTAATTGTGGATCCAATATATAGCTTGTATCATGGCTCATAAGATTATTATTAGAATTCTTTAATGGATTCTAAGGTTCATATTCTATGAATGTTTTCTTTTAAAACTTATTGCTctcttttctttatctctttgtaGGTTGTAGCACCTCGATATGGTAATTATGCTGAAGGACAAGATACGGGTATACGGAGAAGATACAAAGTAGATGGTCAGGTGTGCAGCAGCTACTCTGTTCCTAATCAGTTATAATTTGTAAATTTTTTAATTGCTATTGCCTTGACTTAAATTCCTTATTTTTTCACTTTACAGGACATGGAAGTATTGTATTTCCAGGCCTATATTGATGgtgttgattttgttttcattgacAGTCCAATACTTAGGCATATAGAGAATAACATATATGGTGGGAACCGAGTGGTAAGTTTGATATAAACTATAACATTACCTAACACCTAATGATTGTGTATGGAATGACTAAAATGCTATGGTGTTTGGATTTAAGGTATCTTAGAAACTCATCTTACAGTTCTGCTATGATTATTTCTTAGACTTTGACTCTAGCTTGTCCTTTATTGGAACAGGATATTCTAAAGCGCATGGTGCTGTTTTGCAAGGCGGCTGTTGAGGTACATGAATCAAATGTTTTGTGACGAGATCAATTATACAAATGTCCAATTATAACAATTATTGTACCTGAAGAGCTTTTATCACAACACATTATAGCACATAATTGTAAATAATGTCTTGTTTAATTTGAAAGTGACATTAGGCTACGTTACATTGGGTGAAAATAGTAAATAACTAGTTGTAAATTTTCTTCAAGGGAATGTCTCTAACATATGTTCAGGTTTCATCATGGTAAATCTAAGAAATAATTGCCATCAGCGCTTTGAGCGGTGACAAAATGAGGAATTTCCATCTTCATGTGCTGGAGATTACAAATTTCTCTTATATATCAGCATATGGAATACCTTAACCATTTCCTAACTACAGTGAAATTTAAAAGTATATTGATATGTTACAGTAAAATTTGAAAGTGTATTGTTGattatcatcaaataacattGGTTACCATGAtttttatctgaaattccaaatAATTTTTAACAGTCAAAAGTCACCTTAGTGGATGCGATTCTTGTGTGATTCTGATATTTGCCTACTTTGTATAAGAATAATTGAACTTAATGATTTTCAGGTTCCGTGGTATGTTCCATGTGGTGGTGTTTGCTATGGAGATGGAAATTTGGCCTTCATAGCAAATGATTGGCATACTGCATTGCTGCCAGTATATCTGAAGGCATACTATCGCGACCATGGTTTAATGCAGTATACAAGATCCGTTCTTGTGATTCATAACATAGCTCACCAGGTTCCTTCTATATACAGTGATTTTAATGCAAGTTAATTCATTGTTTTGAATGGAGATAGACATGCATATTTTCCGTTTTCGCTTGTTGTCTGTTACCAGATCAAACTATAAGAAGCTGATATTATATATGTTTAGGGAAGGCATGCATTTTGAAGAGTAATGTGTGGCATAGAATTAAGGCTTCTGGATCACCTTTTATCTAAATGGTtaaattgatttttgttttttgttttatatGAAAACAGAAAATGAATGAAAGGCTATGGGCCTATGGATAGCATCTTTAGTGTCTCTCTATAACTGTTATTGATCTTTAGTCTATGCTCCAATAACTGAACTTCaactccaaaattttcaaatatttttcgaTTCACGTCAAGATAAGATTGTTTAAACTAACCAAATTTACAATATGCTTCGAATAATCGAGAAGTAAGCACGGTGTGAATATCCTACTCTCAACTTCTTTGTGAATATCATAATTAATTATGTAAATGTTCATTTATCTCTTTAGAAAGCAAATCAAGTACATATCTTCTCAATAAATGAATTGAAAGCTTGCATTGCTTGTGGATTGCATCTAAATTGAGTTCATGTTTTAAGTGTTTGAGGTTTTATTGCATCTATTTTGATATAGTGAAGGAAGTTTCACATTCTCACATTTACTTTCTTTATAGGGTCGAGGCCCTGTTGATGATTTCCGCTACGTGGATTTACCTGAACACTACCTCGATCTATTCAGGTTATATGACCCCGTCGGAGGCGAACATTTCAATATCTTTGCAGCTGGTTTGAAGGCAGCAGATCGTGTTGTCACCGTCAGTCATGGATATGCGTGGGAAGTTAAAACTTCCGAAGGTGGTTGGGGTTTGCATAACATAATAAACGAGAGTGACTGGAAACTGAGGGGAATTGTCAATGGAATCGACACCAAAGATTGGAATCCGAAGTTTGATGTTCACTTGACATCAGATGGCTACGCCAACTACTCTCTCGAGACCCTTCATAGCGGCAAGCGTCAATGTAAAGCGGCCCTGCAAAAGGAGCTTGGTTTGCCTGTCCGTGAGGAAGTTCCAATATTGGCTTTCATTGGAAGGTTGGATCATCAGAAAGGTGTTGACATCATAGCCGAAGCGATTCCTTGGTTGGTCAGCCAGGATATGCAATTAATCATGTTGGGGACTGGCCGGCCGGACCTAGAAGAATTGCTTAGACAATTTGAATCCCAACACCATGACAAAATTAGGGGATGGGTTGGCTTCTCCGTGAAGATGGCTCACAGGATAACTGCAGGCTCCGACATACTGCTCATGCCATCAAGATTCGAGCCGTGTGGACTGAACCAACTCTATGCCATGAGTTATGGAACCATTCCGGTTGTACATGCAGTCGGTGGACTGAGAGACACAGTGCAGCCTTTTGATCCGTTTAGCGAGTCAGGTCTCGGGTGGACATTTGACAGCGCTGAAACTCATAAGCTCATCCACGCGTTGGGCAACTGCTTATTAACGTATCGCGAGTACAAGAAGAGCTGGGAAGGGCTTCAACGGCGGGGAATGATGCAAGATCTTAGTTGGGATAATGCTGCTCAGCAATATGAGGAAGTTCTTGTTGCTGCCAAATACCAATGGTGATTTCTTGTTGTGCAAGGCAAAGGAACTTGTCAAATTGTTTACAGGCAAGATATTTCTGAAAATTTTTCATGGTACCATTGCAACCTGCATGATGTGAGTCCCTAGAGCCATTTTTGTCATATAAGCTTAAGGATCATGTAATGCCATTATTAATGGAAGGGTCACCTACTACTATATACATAGGAGTGAAAATGATCTAGTGTGAGCGCTTGCTTCTGTTGGGGAGAGGGGCATTTAGGTCATTTACAAGAAGCTACTCATTTTTTATGTCTTTGGGTCTTGAATGGCAATTTTGTCATTACAAATAATCATCACTAAGTATATAACTTAAAGGTGTTAGAGTGTTGGTGGTCGATTTGGATTGATTTTAAGTggaaaagaaatttttaaaaaataatatttgaagaCAATAATTTATTAcggctttttatattttttggtggtatttattttatttgaaagtCTTGAGGTCAGTATTGATTTTGACTAGTATTTGATCGGTACAAATGTTAAATTgtctttaacaaataaattaattatatcaattcaTGTGTGTAAATTTGATAAACGTAGGTACAAGCtgtgtttatttatatatataaattctgttaaatataaatacaaaatatgTTTTATATGTGTAAGTTTTTATAAAAATAGATGNNNNgataaaaatttaagttttttaCTTTGAATCTATTGCATTGATCAAAAAAGAAATAATGAATCTTTTTAATATCCTTAACAATTATGATTAGGATCATTGTtagctaatttttttattttttttagataagCAAAATATCAAGCCCAAAAAAAGAATATGATACAAGTTCATACAAATAAGACCATAATATACCATCATTTTAACTACTCATACATATATAATTAATGACTTTACAACATAAAGCCATAAACcatgatataatttttttaggaTCTTATTgatattactatttttttttttcattttctatctTAATTTTATCTTCTCATCATGATAAATTCTTAACCGCTTTCAATTCATCTCCTAAGAGTCTCACTCTACAGCAGCTCCTTTAAGTATTCATCTTCATGATGGCTCAACATATTTTCTACCTTCAATGCAAATCCATCTATCTCCATAGTTATTCGAAGGAGTTTGAGGATGTATTTTTGGCTTTATTTTACGAATGTACCNGacattttaataatatattttcaaaaaattttatgcTCAATTTTCAACCTATGCCAATAAGTTATAACTTAAATGATATAATATTTTCATATTCACCTGAAGTGATGGGTTCGAATTTCACTTCTCAATATCAGAAAAAAGTATACAGAGAAGTTACATATACACAAACATGTTCCTCCTTTTCTCTATTATTTCTGGAGAAAATATTGAGATATGAGCAAGTAAGGATCTTGTGCCACTGGAGAGTTACAAGTGAGTTCTACAAGTCTGCAACcgcttgaaaatttttaaatatgtcaaaaggaaagatgttagtccatcaatataaatttaatagagaaaatattatttatgttaTGTTTGAGCAATATTTTGGATATATAATTGAAAAGTTCTTGACAGAATATTTAAAAGTCAATCAGTTAGTAATATTATGGATTTATCCTATTTCATATCTTACTAAATATGAATTCAGCGTACATTTTGCTTTTAAAGGACTTGTTTTGGCCGGACAACTTCTATTGCATGTATTGGTTTCTCTctaataaaggaaaagagttgtCCCTGAGATGATTATCAGATTTAGggctttaggattttaaaataaatgataagTTTAAATTGAGTACAAACAAATAATGTGAGATACCATTTTGAACATATTATTGTGGCATTTACGTCACCATCTATATCATACAGTCATTGTGGCTGTTAACAATCCACAGCAATATATTATTTAGTCAGTTGACAAAAGGACTAATAGAGATTCACGTTTTGTAACTTGAGAGATTTATTTCGTTATTTTAAAAGTTTAGAAACGTATCTAAATCGCATTGGACATTTCAGAGACCATTTTAAGGCATTATCTCTTATTTATTATAATTGCGCCTTGGCGGTGCTTTTTAACTTTAATGTAGCAGAAAAAATGATGAGCTTCTAAGATTTGGAGGAAGACACATCCAAAATTTTGATGTTTTGGTGGAGTAGATTTGTTTTGGTGGATAAGAATTTTGatgattattttgaatttttgacgTTTACTATGTTGTAGTTTTGATTTctgaatttaatttaaaatagaatatttatctattttggtcctcaaagaattttgGACTAGACACTTTAGTtttcaactaaaattaattattcgattggtccctaacaattaactccgtcagtcacttaggtcctttgCTCCGTCAACTCTAACAAATGACAAAATAGTCTATAACAACTCTAACAGTGGACAAAATGGTCCTTGACCTCCTCTGTTCGGAAACGATACTGTTCTCTCTcaatttccatcatatctcgcataacactaATATTTTAACACTGTAACTTCAAGTTACACATTGCACACTCTGCAACTTCAAtgttcacaagaagaaaaatcatcaacttgttctcaaccaattcatactcaaGAAAATAATGACTTCTCTCAAGTACTTGTCGTCTTCGATGGATCCCATGAATCTAGATAGCAAGTCTGATTTGTTGAGACCCGTCGTCGTCATCGCCATCTCCCTCCTCCTCTGCCCTATCATCTCCATGACCACATTGTTCACCACTCCGATCgcttccttcagcttcttctcTGAACCAATGTTCAGGAATCGCT harbors:
- the LOC107622702 gene encoding granule-bound starch synthase 2, chloroplastic/amyloplastic isoform X1; amino-acid sequence: MASIGSLPFLVEANADTTVLMLHTKNNNHHNRHHHHHHCHHGALKFPAKFGTLSGSSVSENSCGRGLGRGRVQHRCGRRIIRAVGKSYGKSEDKDESEDDSLQATIEKSKKVLAMQRELLQQITERKKLVSSIDNDTIPESEGYGSNDESVSNRSKQPETSIGRGDAVENQNGGVNLNNYGYSSEEEIIDSPTREMASSSLQFNEQSENKRYETIKPDTLPAFLMNPEMSTPLNIEQTVVNESSSEVVTNEAENAEHEGEKLPPLAGANVMNVIIVAVECAPWSKTDSHLNLTGGLGDVAGSLPKALARRGHRVMVVAPRYGNYAEGQDTGIRRRYKVDGQDMEVLYFQAYIDGVDFVFIDSPILRHIENNIYGGNRVDILKRMVLFCKAAVEVPWYVPCGGVCYGDGNLAFIANDWHTALLPVYLKAYYRDHGLMQYTRSVLVIHNIAHQGRGPVDDFRYVDLPEHYLDLFRLYDPVGGEHFNIFAAGLKAADRVVTVSHGYAWEVKTSEGGWGLHNIINESDWKLRGIVNGIDTKDWNPKFDVHLTSDGYANYSLETLHSGKRQCKAALQKELGLPVREEVPILAFIGRLDHQKGVDIIAEAIPWLVSQDMQLIMLGTGRPDLEELLRQFESQHHDKIRGWVGFSVKMAHRITAGSDILLMPSRFEPCGLNQLYAMSYGTIPVVHAVGGLRDTVQPFDPFSESGLGWTFDSAETHKLIHALGNCLLTYREYKKSWEGLQRRGMMQDLSWDNAAQQYEEVLVAAKYQW
- the LOC107622702 gene encoding granule-bound starch synthase 2, chloroplastic/amyloplastic isoform X2 codes for the protein MASIGSLPFLVEANADTTVLMLHTKNNNHHNRHHHHHHCHHGALKFPAKFGTLSGSSVSENSCGRGLGRGRVQHRCGRRIIRAVGKSYGKSEDKDESEDDSLQATIEKSKKVLAMQRELLQQITERKKLVSSIDNDTIPESEGYGSNDESVSNRSKQPETSIGRGDAVENQNGGVNLNNYGYSSEEEIIDSPTREMASSSLQFNEQSENKRYETIKPDTLPAFLMNPEMSTPLNIEQTVVNESSSEVVTNEAENAEHEGEKLPPLAGANVMNVIIVAVECAPWSKTGGLGDVAGSLPKALARRGHRVMVVAPRYGNYAEGQDTGIRRRYKVDGQDMEVLYFQAYIDGVDFVFIDSPILRHIENNIYGGNRVDILKRMVLFCKAAVEVPWYVPCGGVCYGDGNLAFIANDWHTALLPVYLKAYYRDHGLMQYTRSVLVIHNIAHQGRGPVDDFRYVDLPEHYLDLFRLYDPVGGEHFNIFAAGLKAADRVVTVSHGYAWEVKTSEGGWGLHNIINESDWKLRGIVNGIDTKDWNPKFDVHLTSDGYANYSLETLHSGKRQCKAALQKELGLPVREEVPILAFIGRLDHQKGVDIIAEAIPWLVSQDMQLIMLGTGRPDLEELLRQFESQHHDKIRGWVGFSVKMAHRITAGSDILLMPSRFEPCGLNQLYAMSYGTIPVVHAVGGLRDTVQPFDPFSESGLGWTFDSAETHKLIHALGNCLLTYREYKKSWEGLQRRGMMQDLSWDNAAQQYEEVLVAAKYQW